A genomic segment from Phragmites australis chromosome 6, lpPhrAust1.1, whole genome shotgun sequence encodes:
- the LOC133921375 gene encoding fatty acid desaturase DES2-like: MGAGGRMTEKDREKQELLGRAGGGAAVQRAPVDKPPFTLGQIKKAIPPHCFQRSVIKSFSYVVHDLVIVVALLYFALVVIPALPSALHFAAWPLYWVAQGCVCTGVWVIAHECGHHAFSDYSLLDDIVGLVLHSLLLVPYFSWKYSHRRHHSNTGSLERDEVFVPKKKEVLPWYTPYVYNNPVGRLVHIVVQLTLGWPLYLAFNASGRPYPRFACHYDPYGPIYNDRERAQIFISDAGVLAVSFGLYKLAVAFGFWWVVRVYGIPLLIVNSWLVLITYLQHTHPALPHYDSSEWDWLRGALATMDRDYGILNRVFHNITDTHVAHHLFSTMPHYHAMEATKAIKPILGQYYQFDPTPVAKATWREAKECIFVESEDRKGVFWYNNKF, translated from the coding sequence ATGGGTGCCGGCGGCAGGATGACGGAGAAGGATCGGGAGAAGCAGGAGCTGCTTGGCCGTGCCGGCGGCGGTGCGGCCGTGCAGCGCGCGCCAGTGGACAAGCCGCCGTTCACGCTGGGTCAGATCAAGAAGGCCATCCCGCCGCACTGCTTCCAGCGCTCGGTGATCAAGTCCTTCTCCTACGTGGTCCATGACCTCGTCATCGTCGTGGCCCTCCTGTACTTCGCGCTGGTCGTCATCCCCGCCCTCCCGAGCGCGCTCCACTTCGCCGCCTGGCCGCTCTACTGGGTCGCGCAAGGTTGCGTGTGCACCGGCGTGTGGGTCATTGCGCACGAGTGCGGGCACCACGCCTTCTCGGACTACTCGCTCCTCGATGACATCGTGGGCTTGGTGTTGCACTCGTTGCTGCTGGTCCCGTACTTCTCGTGGAAGTATAGCCACAGGCGCCACCACTCCAACACCGGCTCCCTGGAGCGCGACGAGGTGTTCgttccaaagaagaaggaagtgCTGCCGTGGTACACCCCCTACGTGTACAACAACCCCGTCGGCCGGCTGGTGCATATCGTCGTGCAGCTCACCCTCGGGTGGCCGTTGTACCTGGCATTCAACGCTTCGGGCCGCCCGTACCCGCGCTTCGCGTGCCACTACGACCCATACGGCCCGATCTACAACGACCGGGAGCGCGCCCAGATCTTCATCTCGGACGCCGGCGTCCTGGCCGTGTCGTTCGGCCTGTACAAGCTCGCGGTGGCGTTCGGGTTCTGGTGGGTGGTGCGCGTCTACGGCATCCCGCTGCTGATCGTGAACTCGTGGCTGGTGCTCATCACCTACCTGCAGCACACCCATCCGGCGCTGCCCCACTACGACTCGAGCGAATGGGACTGGCTGCGCGGGGCGCTGGCCACCATGGACCGCGACTACGGCATCCTCAACCGCGTGTTCCACAACATCACGGACACACACGTCGCACACCACCTCTTCTCCACCATGCCGCACTATCACGCCATGGAGGCCACCAAGGCGATCAAGCCCATCCTCGGCCAGTACTACCAGTTTGACCCCACGCCCGTCGCCAAGGCGACCTGGCGCGAGGCCAAGGAGTGCATCTTCGTCGAGTCCGAGGACCGCAAGGGCGTCTTCTGGTACAACAACAAGTTCTAG